A single Populus alba chromosome 7, ASM523922v2, whole genome shotgun sequence DNA region contains:
- the LOC118030575 gene encoding serine/threonine-protein kinase STY46-like isoform X7 — protein MHPVSKHVHCDWCILKGVFKLPSLIKVAVDVSKGMNYLHQNNIIHKDLKAANLLMDENEEHFLNLHVVKAADSGFSRVRTQSGVMTAETGTYHWMAPEVIVPKPYDHKAAVLSFGIVACELLAREVSASVLRRSQLGHSYCEQLLVWCKRLEMREKIGARINDAVAFSEH, from the exons ATGCACCCGGTCTCCAAACATGTGCATTGTGACTGGTGCATCCTA AAGGGTGTATTTAAGCTTCCATCCTTAATCAAAGTGGCAGTTGATGTCTCAAAGGGAATGAATTATCTCcaccaaaataacataattcacAAGGACCTGAAAGCTGCCAATCTTCTGATGGATGAAAATGAAGAGCATTTCCTGAACTTGCAT GTTGTCAAAGCTGCTGATTCTGGGTTTTCCAGAGTACGGACTCAATCTGGGGTAATGACAGCTGAAACGGGAACATACCACTGGATGGCTCCTGAG GTGATTGTACCCAAACCATACGATCACAAGGCTGCTGTTTTGAGTTTTGGAATAGTTGCATGCGAGCTTCTAGCAAGAGAAGTAAGCGCATCAGTTTTGAGGAGG TCACAGCTTGGTCACTCATATTGCGAGCAGCTGTTGGTGTGGTGCAAAAG GTTGGAGATGAGAGAGAAGATCGGTGCAAGGATAAACGATGCGGTAGCTTTTTCTGAGCACTGA
- the LOC118030575 gene encoding serine/threonine-protein kinase STY46-like isoform X13, which produces MHPVSKHVHCDWCILKGVFKLPSLIKVAVDVSKGMNYLHQNNIIHKDLKAANLLMDENEEHFLNLHVVKAADSGFSRVRTQSGVMTAETGTYHWMAPEVIVPKPYDHKAAVLSFGIVACELLAREVSASVLRRVGDEREDRCKDKRCGSFF; this is translated from the exons ATGCACCCGGTCTCCAAACATGTGCATTGTGACTGGTGCATCCTA AAGGGTGTATTTAAGCTTCCATCCTTAATCAAAGTGGCAGTTGATGTCTCAAAGGGAATGAATTATCTCcaccaaaataacataattcacAAGGACCTGAAAGCTGCCAATCTTCTGATGGATGAAAATGAAGAGCATTTCCTGAACTTGCAT GTTGTCAAAGCTGCTGATTCTGGGTTTTCCAGAGTACGGACTCAATCTGGGGTAATGACAGCTGAAACGGGAACATACCACTGGATGGCTCCTGAG GTGATTGTACCCAAACCATACGATCACAAGGCTGCTGTTTTGAGTTTTGGAATAGTTGCATGCGAGCTTCTAGCAAGAGAAGTAAGCGCATCAGTTTTGAGGAGG GTTGGAGATGAGAGAGAAGATCGGTGCAAGGATAAACGATGCGGTAGCTTTTTCTGA
- the LOC118030575 gene encoding uncharacterized protein isoform X16: MHPVSKHVHCDWCILVVKAADSGFSRVRTQSGVMTAETGTYHWMAPEVIVPKPYDHKAAVLSFGIVACELLAREVSASVLRRSQLGHSYCEQLLVWCKRVYGPQSPSTLIQNSQNCLRVASRAKSKTEIKLGELAIIMHHFH, translated from the exons ATGCACCCGGTCTCCAAACATGTGCATTGTGACTGGTGCATCCTA GTTGTCAAAGCTGCTGATTCTGGGTTTTCCAGAGTACGGACTCAATCTGGGGTAATGACAGCTGAAACGGGAACATACCACTGGATGGCTCCTGAG GTGATTGTACCCAAACCATACGATCACAAGGCTGCTGTTTTGAGTTTTGGAATAGTTGCATGCGAGCTTCTAGCAAGAGAAGTAAGCGCATCAGTTTTGAGGAGG TCACAGCTTGGTCACTCATATTGCGAGCAGCTGTTGGTGTGGTGCAAAAG GGTCTATGGCCCACAATCTCCAAGCACGCTCATCCAAAACTCGCAAAACTGCTTGAGGGTTGCTTCAAGAGCCAAATCAAAGACCGAAATCAAATTAGGGGAATTAGCTATCATCATGCATCACTTCCATTGA
- the LOC118030575 gene encoding serine/threonine-protein kinase STY46-like isoform X4 has product MHPVSKHVHCDWCILKGVFKLPSLIKVAVDVSKGMNYLHQNNIIHKDLKAANLLMDENEEHFLNLHVVKAADSGFSRVRTQSGVMTAETGTYHWMAPEVIVPKPYDHKAAVLSFGIVACELLAREVSASVLRRSQLGHSYCEQLLVWCKRVYGPQSPSTLIQNSQNCLRVASRAKSKTEIKLGELAIIMHHFH; this is encoded by the exons ATGCACCCGGTCTCCAAACATGTGCATTGTGACTGGTGCATCCTA AAGGGTGTATTTAAGCTTCCATCCTTAATCAAAGTGGCAGTTGATGTCTCAAAGGGAATGAATTATCTCcaccaaaataacataattcacAAGGACCTGAAAGCTGCCAATCTTCTGATGGATGAAAATGAAGAGCATTTCCTGAACTTGCAT GTTGTCAAAGCTGCTGATTCTGGGTTTTCCAGAGTACGGACTCAATCTGGGGTAATGACAGCTGAAACGGGAACATACCACTGGATGGCTCCTGAG GTGATTGTACCCAAACCATACGATCACAAGGCTGCTGTTTTGAGTTTTGGAATAGTTGCATGCGAGCTTCTAGCAAGAGAAGTAAGCGCATCAGTTTTGAGGAGG TCACAGCTTGGTCACTCATATTGCGAGCAGCTGTTGGTGTGGTGCAAAAG GGTCTATGGCCCACAATCTCCAAGCACGCTCATCCAAAACTCGCAAAACTGCTTGAGGGTTGCTTCAAGAGCCAAATCAAAGACCGAAATCAAATTAGGGGAATTAGCTATCATCATGCATCACTTCCATTGA
- the LOC118030575 gene encoding serine/threonine-protein kinase STY17-like isoform X19, whose product MMVVKAADSGFSRVRTQSGVMTAETGTYHWMAPEVIVPKPYDHKAAVLSFGIVACELLAREVSASVLRRSQLGHSYCEQLLVWCKRVYGPQSPSTLIQNSQNCLRVASRAKSKTEIKLGELAIIMHHFH is encoded by the exons ATGATG GTTGTCAAAGCTGCTGATTCTGGGTTTTCCAGAGTACGGACTCAATCTGGGGTAATGACAGCTGAAACGGGAACATACCACTGGATGGCTCCTGAG GTGATTGTACCCAAACCATACGATCACAAGGCTGCTGTTTTGAGTTTTGGAATAGTTGCATGCGAGCTTCTAGCAAGAGAAGTAAGCGCATCAGTTTTGAGGAGG TCACAGCTTGGTCACTCATATTGCGAGCAGCTGTTGGTGTGGTGCAAAAG GGTCTATGGCCCACAATCTCCAAGCACGCTCATCCAAAACTCGCAAAACTGCTTGAGGGTTGCTTCAAGAGCCAAATCAAAGACCGAAATCAAATTAGGGGAATTAGCTATCATCATGCATCACTTCCATTGA
- the LOC118030575 gene encoding serine/threonine-protein kinase STY46-like isoform X10 — protein MNYLHQNNIIHKDLKAANLLMDENEEHFLNLHVVKAADFGFSRVRTQSGVMTAETGTYHWMAPEVIVPKPYDHKAAVLSFGIVACELLAREVSASVLRRSQLGHSYCEQLLVWCKRVYGPQSPSTLIQNSQNCLRVASRAKSKTEIKLGELAIIMHHFH, from the exons ATGAATTATCTCcaccaaaataacataattcacAAGGACCTGAAAGCTGCCAATCTTCTGATGGATGAAAATGAAGAGCATTTCCTGAACTTGCAT GTTGTCAAAGCTGCTGATTTTGGGTTTTCCAGAGTACGGACTCAATCTGGGGTAATGACAGCTGAAACGGGAACATACCACTGGATGGCTCCTGAG GTGATTGTACCCAAACCATACGATCACAAGGCTGCTGTTTTGAGTTTTGGAATAGTTGCATGCGAGCTTCTAGCAAGAGAAGTAAGCGCATCAGTTTTGAGGAGG TCACAGCTTGGTCACTCATATTGCGAGCAGCTGTTGGTGTGGTGCAAAAG GGTCTATGGCCCACAATCTCCAAGCACGCTCATCCAAAACTCGCAAAACTGCTTGAGGGTTGCTTCAAGAGCCAAATCAAAGACCGAAATCAAATTAGGGGAATTAGCTATCATCATGCATCACTTCCATTGA
- the LOC118030575 gene encoding serine/threonine-protein kinase STY17-like isoform X20, whose protein sequence is MMVVKAADFGFSRVRTQSGVMTAETGTYHWMAPEVIVPKPYDHKAAVLSFGIVACELLAREVSASVLRRSQLGHSYCEQLLVWCKRVYGPQSPSTLIQNSQNCLRVASRAKSKTEIKLGELAIIMHHFH, encoded by the exons ATGATG GTTGTCAAAGCTGCTGATTTTGGGTTTTCCAGAGTACGGACTCAATCTGGGGTAATGACAGCTGAAACGGGAACATACCACTGGATGGCTCCTGAG GTGATTGTACCCAAACCATACGATCACAAGGCTGCTGTTTTGAGTTTTGGAATAGTTGCATGCGAGCTTCTAGCAAGAGAAGTAAGCGCATCAGTTTTGAGGAGG TCACAGCTTGGTCACTCATATTGCGAGCAGCTGTTGGTGTGGTGCAAAAG GGTCTATGGCCCACAATCTCCAAGCACGCTCATCCAAAACTCGCAAAACTGCTTGAGGGTTGCTTCAAGAGCCAAATCAAAGACCGAAATCAAATTAGGGGAATTAGCTATCATCATGCATCACTTCCATTGA
- the LOC118030575 gene encoding serine/threonine-protein kinase STY46-like isoform X5, whose product MHPVSKHVHCDWCILKGVFKLPSLIKVAVDVSKGMNYLHQNNIIHKDLKAANLLMDENEEHFLNLHVVKAADFGFSRVRTQSGVMTAETGTYHWMAPEVIVPKPYDHKAAVLSFGIVACELLAREVSASVLRRSQLGHSYCEQLLVWCKRVYGPQSPSTLIQNSQNCLRVASRAKSKTEIKLGELAIIMHHFH is encoded by the exons ATGCACCCGGTCTCCAAACATGTGCATTGTGACTGGTGCATCCTA AAGGGTGTATTTAAGCTTCCATCCTTAATCAAAGTGGCAGTTGATGTCTCAAAGGGAATGAATTATCTCcaccaaaataacataattcacAAGGACCTGAAAGCTGCCAATCTTCTGATGGATGAAAATGAAGAGCATTTCCTGAACTTGCAT GTTGTCAAAGCTGCTGATTTTGGGTTTTCCAGAGTACGGACTCAATCTGGGGTAATGACAGCTGAAACGGGAACATACCACTGGATGGCTCCTGAG GTGATTGTACCCAAACCATACGATCACAAGGCTGCTGTTTTGAGTTTTGGAATAGTTGCATGCGAGCTTCTAGCAAGAGAAGTAAGCGCATCAGTTTTGAGGAGG TCACAGCTTGGTCACTCATATTGCGAGCAGCTGTTGGTGTGGTGCAAAAG GGTCTATGGCCCACAATCTCCAAGCACGCTCATCCAAAACTCGCAAAACTGCTTGAGGGTTGCTTCAAGAGCCAAATCAAAGACCGAAATCAAATTAGGGGAATTAGCTATCATCATGCATCACTTCCATTGA
- the LOC118030575 gene encoding uncharacterized protein isoform X17 produces the protein MHPVSKHVHCDWCILVVKAADFGFSRVRTQSGVMTAETGTYHWMAPEVIVPKPYDHKAAVLSFGIVACELLAREVSASVLRRSQLGHSYCEQLLVWCKRVYGPQSPSTLIQNSQNCLRVASRAKSKTEIKLGELAIIMHHFH, from the exons ATGCACCCGGTCTCCAAACATGTGCATTGTGACTGGTGCATCCTA GTTGTCAAAGCTGCTGATTTTGGGTTTTCCAGAGTACGGACTCAATCTGGGGTAATGACAGCTGAAACGGGAACATACCACTGGATGGCTCCTGAG GTGATTGTACCCAAACCATACGATCACAAGGCTGCTGTTTTGAGTTTTGGAATAGTTGCATGCGAGCTTCTAGCAAGAGAAGTAAGCGCATCAGTTTTGAGGAGG TCACAGCTTGGTCACTCATATTGCGAGCAGCTGTTGGTGTGGTGCAAAAG GGTCTATGGCCCACAATCTCCAAGCACGCTCATCCAAAACTCGCAAAACTGCTTGAGGGTTGCTTCAAGAGCCAAATCAAAGACCGAAATCAAATTAGGGGAATTAGCTATCATCATGCATCACTTCCATTGA
- the LOC118030575 gene encoding serine/threonine-protein kinase STY46-like isoform X15 — translation MHPVSKHVHCDWCILKGVFKLPSLIKVAVDVSKGMNYLHQNNIIHKDLKAANLLMDENEEHFLNLHVVKAADFGFSRVRTQSGVMTAETGTYHWMAPEKPYDHKAAVLSFGIVACELLARESQLLHSYMNRLRAALGVVQKVYPFCSY, via the exons ATGCACCCGGTCTCCAAACATGTGCATTGTGACTGGTGCATCCTA AAGGGTGTATTTAAGCTTCCATCCTTAATCAAAGTGGCAGTTGATGTCTCAAAGGGAATGAATTATCTCcaccaaaataacataattcacAAGGACCTGAAAGCTGCCAATCTTCTGATGGATGAAAATGAAGAGCATTTCCTGAACTTGCAT GTTGTCAAAGCTGCTGATTTTGGGTTTTCCAGAGTACGGACTCAATCTGGGGTAATGACAGCTGAAACGGGAACATACCACTGGATGGCTCCTGAG AAACCATACGATCATAAAGCTGCTGTTTTGAGTTTTGGAATAGTTGCATGCGAGCTTCTAGCAAGAGAA TCACAGCTTCTTCACTCATACATGAACCGGTTGCGAGCAGCATTAGGTGTGGTGCAAAAGGTGTATCCATTCTGTTCATATTAA
- the LOC118030575 gene encoding serine/threonine-protein kinase STY46-like isoform X11 produces the protein MHPVSKHVHCDWCILKGVFKLPSLIKVAVDVSKGMNYLHQNNIIHKDLKAANLLMDENEEHFLNLHVVKAADFGFSRVRTQSGVMTAETGTYHWMAPEKPYDHKAAVLSFGIVACELLAREVSAPVLRRSQLLHSYMNRLRAALGVVQKVYPFCSY, from the exons ATGCACCCGGTCTCCAAACATGTGCATTGTGACTGGTGCATCCTA AAGGGTGTATTTAAGCTTCCATCCTTAATCAAAGTGGCAGTTGATGTCTCAAAGGGAATGAATTATCTCcaccaaaataacataattcacAAGGACCTGAAAGCTGCCAATCTTCTGATGGATGAAAATGAAGAGCATTTCCTGAACTTGCAT GTTGTCAAAGCTGCTGATTTTGGGTTTTCCAGAGTACGGACTCAATCTGGGGTAATGACAGCTGAAACGGGAACATACCACTGGATGGCTCCTGAG AAACCATACGATCATAAAGCTGCTGTTTTGAGTTTTGGAATAGTTGCATGCGAGCTTCTAGCAAGAGAAGTAAGCGCACCAGTTTTGAGGAGG TCACAGCTTCTTCACTCATACATGAACCGGTTGCGAGCAGCATTAGGTGTGGTGCAAAAGGTGTATCCATTCTGTTCATATTAA
- the LOC118030575 gene encoding serine/threonine-protein kinase STY46-like isoform X8, producing the protein MNYLHQNNIIHKDLKAANLLMDENEEHFLNLHVVKAADFGFSRVRTQSGVMTAETGTYHWMAPEKPYDHKAAVLSFGIVGCELLAREVSAPVLRRSQLLHSYMNRLRAAVGVVQKGLWPTISKHAHPKLSKLLEGCFKSQIKDRNQIRGISHHHASVPLNSSNFLN; encoded by the exons ATGAATTATCTCcaccaaaataacataattcacAAGGACCTGAAAGCTGCCAATCTTCTGATGGATGAAAATGAAGAGCATTTCCTGAACTTGCAT GTTGTCAAAGCTGCTGATTTTGGGTTTTCCAGAGTACGGACTCAATCTGGGGTAATGACAGCTGAAACGGGAACATACCACTGGATGGCTCCTGAG AAACCATACGATCATAAGGCTGCTGTTTTGAGTTTTGGAATAGTTGGATGCGAGCTTCTAGCAAGAGAAGTAAGCGCACCAGTTTTGAGGAGG TCACAGCTTCTTCACTCATACATGAACCGGTTGCGAGCAGCAGTAGGTGTGGTGCAAAAG GGTCTATGGCCCACAATCTCCAAGCACGCTCATCCAAAACTCTCAAAACTGCTTGAGGGTTGCTTCAAGAGCCAAATCAAAGACCGAAATCAAATTAGGGGAATTAGCCATCATCATGCATCAGTTCCATTGAACAGTTCTAACTTTCTTAATTGA
- the LOC118030575 gene encoding serine/threonine-protein kinase STY17-like isoform X14 has product MHPVSKHVHCDWCILVVKAADFGFSRVRTQSGVMTAETGTYHWMAPEKPYDHKAAVLSFGIVGCELLAREVSAPVLRRSQLLHSYMNRLRAAVGVVQKGLWPTISKHAHPKLSKLLEGCFKSQIKDRNQIRGISHHHASVPLNSSNFLN; this is encoded by the exons ATGCACCCGGTCTCCAAACATGTGCATTGTGACTGGTGCATCCTA GTTGTCAAAGCTGCTGATTTTGGGTTTTCCAGAGTACGGACTCAATCTGGGGTAATGACAGCTGAAACGGGAACATACCACTGGATGGCTCCTGAG AAACCATACGATCATAAGGCTGCTGTTTTGAGTTTTGGAATAGTTGGATGCGAGCTTCTAGCAAGAGAAGTAAGCGCACCAGTTTTGAGGAGG TCACAGCTTCTTCACTCATACATGAACCGGTTGCGAGCAGCAGTAGGTGTGGTGCAAAAG GGTCTATGGCCCACAATCTCCAAGCACGCTCATCCAAAACTCTCAAAACTGCTTGAGGGTTGCTTCAAGAGCCAAATCAAAGACCGAAATCAAATTAGGGGAATTAGCCATCATCATGCATCAGTTCCATTGAACAGTTCTAACTTTCTTAATTGA
- the LOC118030575 gene encoding serine/threonine-protein kinase STY46-like isoform X2, whose translation MHPVSKHVHCDWCILKGVFKLPSLIKVAVDVSKGMNYLHQNNIIHKDLKAANLLMDENEEHFLNLHVVKAADFGFSRVRTQSGVMTAETGTYHWMAPEKPYDHKAAVLSFGIVGCELLAREVSAPVLRRSQLLHSYMNRLRAAVGVVQKGLWPTISKHAHPKLSKLLEGCFKSQIKDRNQIRGISHHHASVPLNSSNFLN comes from the exons ATGCACCCGGTCTCCAAACATGTGCATTGTGACTGGTGCATCCTA AAGGGTGTATTTAAGCTTCCATCCTTAATCAAAGTGGCAGTTGATGTCTCAAAGGGAATGAATTATCTCcaccaaaataacataattcacAAGGACCTGAAAGCTGCCAATCTTCTGATGGATGAAAATGAAGAGCATTTCCTGAACTTGCAT GTTGTCAAAGCTGCTGATTTTGGGTTTTCCAGAGTACGGACTCAATCTGGGGTAATGACAGCTGAAACGGGAACATACCACTGGATGGCTCCTGAG AAACCATACGATCATAAGGCTGCTGTTTTGAGTTTTGGAATAGTTGGATGCGAGCTTCTAGCAAGAGAAGTAAGCGCACCAGTTTTGAGGAGG TCACAGCTTCTTCACTCATACATGAACCGGTTGCGAGCAGCAGTAGGTGTGGTGCAAAAG GGTCTATGGCCCACAATCTCCAAGCACGCTCATCCAAAACTCTCAAAACTGCTTGAGGGTTGCTTCAAGAGCCAAATCAAAGACCGAAATCAAATTAGGGGAATTAGCCATCATCATGCATCAGTTCCATTGAACAGTTCTAACTTTCTTAATTGA
- the LOC118030575 gene encoding serine/threonine-protein kinase STY46-like isoform X6: MHPVSKHVHCDWCILKGVFKLPSLIKVAVDVSKGMNYLHQNNIIHKDLKAANLLMDENEEHFLNLHVVKAADFGFSRVRTQSGVMTAETGTYHWMAPEKPYDHKAAVLSFGIVGCELLARESQLLHSYMNRLRAAVGVVQKGLWPTISKHAHPKLSKLLEGCFKSQIKDRNQIRGISHHHASVPLNSSNFLN, from the exons ATGCACCCGGTCTCCAAACATGTGCATTGTGACTGGTGCATCCTA AAGGGTGTATTTAAGCTTCCATCCTTAATCAAAGTGGCAGTTGATGTCTCAAAGGGAATGAATTATCTCcaccaaaataacataattcacAAGGACCTGAAAGCTGCCAATCTTCTGATGGATGAAAATGAAGAGCATTTCCTGAACTTGCAT GTTGTCAAAGCTGCTGATTTTGGGTTTTCCAGAGTACGGACTCAATCTGGGGTAATGACAGCTGAAACGGGAACATACCACTGGATGGCTCCTGAG AAACCATACGATCATAAGGCTGCTGTTTTGAGTTTTGGAATAGTTGGATGCGAGCTTCTAGCAAGAGAA TCACAGCTTCTTCACTCATACATGAACCGGTTGCGAGCAGCAGTAGGTGTGGTGCAAAAG GGTCTATGGCCCACAATCTCCAAGCACGCTCATCCAAAACTCTCAAAACTGCTTGAGGGTTGCTTCAAGAGCCAAATCAAAGACCGAAATCAAATTAGGGGAATTAGCCATCATCATGCATCAGTTCCATTGAACAGTTCTAACTTTCTTAATTGA
- the LOC118030575 gene encoding serine/threonine-protein kinase STY17-like isoform X18 — MMVVKAADFGFSRVRTQSGVMTAETGTYHWMAPEKPYDHKAAVLSFGIVGCELLAREVSAPVLRRSQLLHSYMNRLRAAVGVVQKGLWPTISKHAHPKLSKLLEGCFKSQIKDRNQIRGISHHHASVPLNSSNFLN, encoded by the exons ATGATG GTTGTCAAAGCTGCTGATTTTGGGTTTTCCAGAGTACGGACTCAATCTGGGGTAATGACAGCTGAAACGGGAACATACCACTGGATGGCTCCTGAG AAACCATACGATCATAAGGCTGCTGTTTTGAGTTTTGGAATAGTTGGATGCGAGCTTCTAGCAAGAGAAGTAAGCGCACCAGTTTTGAGGAGG TCACAGCTTCTTCACTCATACATGAACCGGTTGCGAGCAGCAGTAGGTGTGGTGCAAAAG GGTCTATGGCCCACAATCTCCAAGCACGCTCATCCAAAACTCTCAAAACTGCTTGAGGGTTGCTTCAAGAGCCAAATCAAAGACCGAAATCAAATTAGGGGAATTAGCCATCATCATGCATCAGTTCCATTGAACAGTTCTAACTTTCTTAATTGA
- the LOC118030575 gene encoding serine/threonine-protein kinase STY46-like isoform X3, protein MHPVSKHVHCDWCILKGVFKLPSLIKVAVDVSKGMNYLHQNNIIHKDLKAANLLMDENEEHFLNLHVVKAADFGFSRVRTQSGVMTAETGTYHWMAPEKPYDHKAAVLSFGIVGCELLAREVSAPVLRRLLHSYMNRLRAAVGVVQKGLWPTISKHAHPKLSKLLEGCFKSQIKDRNQIRGISHHHASVPLNSSNFLN, encoded by the exons ATGCACCCGGTCTCCAAACATGTGCATTGTGACTGGTGCATCCTA AAGGGTGTATTTAAGCTTCCATCCTTAATCAAAGTGGCAGTTGATGTCTCAAAGGGAATGAATTATCTCcaccaaaataacataattcacAAGGACCTGAAAGCTGCCAATCTTCTGATGGATGAAAATGAAGAGCATTTCCTGAACTTGCAT GTTGTCAAAGCTGCTGATTTTGGGTTTTCCAGAGTACGGACTCAATCTGGGGTAATGACAGCTGAAACGGGAACATACCACTGGATGGCTCCTGAG AAACCATACGATCATAAGGCTGCTGTTTTGAGTTTTGGAATAGTTGGATGCGAGCTTCTAGCAAGAGAAGTAAGCGCACCAGTTTTGAGGAGG CTTCTTCACTCATACATGAACCGGTTGCGAGCAGCAGTAGGTGTGGTGCAAAAG GGTCTATGGCCCACAATCTCCAAGCACGCTCATCCAAAACTCTCAAAACTGCTTGAGGGTTGCTTCAAGAGCCAAATCAAAGACCGAAATCAAATTAGGGGAATTAGCCATCATCATGCATCAGTTCCATTGAACAGTTCTAACTTTCTTAATTGA
- the LOC118030575 gene encoding serine/threonine-protein kinase STY46-like isoform X12: protein MHPVSKHVHCDWCILKGVFKLPSLIKVAVDVSKGMNYLHQNNIIHKDLKAANLLMDENEEHFLNLHVVKAADFGFSRVRTQSGVMTAETGTYHWMAPEKPYDHKAAVLSFGIVGCELLARESQLLHSYMNRLRAAVGSMAHNLQARSSKTLKTA, encoded by the exons ATGCACCCGGTCTCCAAACATGTGCATTGTGACTGGTGCATCCTA AAGGGTGTATTTAAGCTTCCATCCTTAATCAAAGTGGCAGTTGATGTCTCAAAGGGAATGAATTATCTCcaccaaaataacataattcacAAGGACCTGAAAGCTGCCAATCTTCTGATGGATGAAAATGAAGAGCATTTCCTGAACTTGCAT GTTGTCAAAGCTGCTGATTTTGGGTTTTCCAGAGTACGGACTCAATCTGGGGTAATGACAGCTGAAACGGGAACATACCACTGGATGGCTCCTGAG AAACCATACGATCATAAGGCTGCTGTTTTGAGTTTTGGAATAGTTGGATGCGAGCTTCTAGCAAGAGAA TCACAGCTTCTTCACTCATACATGAACCGGTTGCGAGCAGCAGTAG GGTCTATGGCCCACAATCTCCAAGCACGCTCATCCAAAACTCTCAAAACTGCTTGA
- the LOC118030575 gene encoding serine/threonine-protein kinase STY46-like isoform X9: protein MHPVSKHVHCDWCILKGVFKLPSLIKVAVDVSKGMNYLHQNNIIHKDLKAANLLMDENEEHFLNLHVVKAADFGFSRVRTQSGVMTAETGTYHWMAPEKPYDHKAAVLSFGIVGCELLAREVSAPVLRRSQLLHSYMNRLRAAVGSMAHNLQARSSKTLKTA, encoded by the exons ATGCACCCGGTCTCCAAACATGTGCATTGTGACTGGTGCATCCTA AAGGGTGTATTTAAGCTTCCATCCTTAATCAAAGTGGCAGTTGATGTCTCAAAGGGAATGAATTATCTCcaccaaaataacataattcacAAGGACCTGAAAGCTGCCAATCTTCTGATGGATGAAAATGAAGAGCATTTCCTGAACTTGCAT GTTGTCAAAGCTGCTGATTTTGGGTTTTCCAGAGTACGGACTCAATCTGGGGTAATGACAGCTGAAACGGGAACATACCACTGGATGGCTCCTGAG AAACCATACGATCATAAGGCTGCTGTTTTGAGTTTTGGAATAGTTGGATGCGAGCTTCTAGCAAGAGAAGTAAGCGCACCAGTTTTGAGGAGG TCACAGCTTCTTCACTCATACATGAACCGGTTGCGAGCAGCAGTAG GGTCTATGGCCCACAATCTCCAAGCACGCTCATCCAAAACTCTCAAAACTGCTTGA